ctacagattaataaaaataatattgaatattgggaaaatagaaataaaagagagaacAGAAGCTTCGGACGCCATCAAAGAGAAACGTCAACGACAGAGtccattattataattaaattataataaataacaaaatgttcAACAATTTacctctctgtctctctctctctttttccttgGGGAAAATGACAAAATGGAGAACCCTATCTCTGCGGCTCCGAAAGCCTGAAATTCCAGGACGAATCGACGACTTTTAGAAGTCAGACTCGGAATCGGAACCCTAAATCCAAAATTCAATGGAGAAAGCTGCAAATGCCACAGAAGCAAGCCGAGGGAAACGAAAACCCTATTACAATTGTGATTGTTAATGATGAGGGGAATGCGGtgaaatgggggggggggggggatcgTAATGCAGAAAAACCCTAGGCGGAAGAAATCGATCGATCGGGAAGACAGAGAGAgaacaaaaaaatgattaaatacaGCGAAGCTAAAAAGAGGGGCAGAATagcaattaaattttttgttcaatttttaggaGGAATCCAACGACGGTAACAGGTTGGCCACGTTGGGGATCACTCATTTTATCACACTATAAATACAATTTATAACTGTTTCTACTTTCTAGCATAGGATTACAACCATATCTCATTATTAGACACGCCATGTAAGCATTTTTATAGcagtttaaattaatatttataatttataatacataTACACAACAATCTATTgaagtacttttttttattaatttaatgaaagacaacttttgttttcttaatgTTTTCTGGTTCAATGACAAAGAAATAAACGTTTTTTGTTCTTAGTGTGACTAGTAacctttttaagtttttttattgtatcAAACTCAAAATTTAGTTGAAATTGACAATAAGagattatttttatctaataatattGGAGAGGTTCAACTACTTGTTAAGTACTTAAGTTTGTTACACATTAATGTCTCAGATTTGAATAATGTTATActgtattttcttataaatctcactattattttcagaaaaataaagtaTTCAATAAAAACCTTAATATTATCGTATAAAGGAAGTAGAAGAGTTAATAAGAAAGTATTGTAAGAAGATTGAGAATTATGCAATCATGATCAAAACCTTAAAATTTGTTGAAGTTGTGGCATCTCAAATCTCAAATTCGGAGGAgggttttcttctttcttagtaTGTTTTTTCAAGTTCAACTTGCTACTAACGAAGGGTTGCGTAATACTGATATCTGTCATGAGTCATGACAAAAGAAGACATATTCTTCATAAACGAATTGTTCATATGCTGTGTAATGTGTATGTATCCAAGGCAAATACATGGCCTACCATAATGTTTCACATCGCAATCATTTTCTTAACTCTTGTACTGGTCACATGCACTAAAGTTTTGCATTTATTCCTTAATAATGGAAGGCTCAAGTTGTTTGAAAATGCTCACAGTTTGTTGATGACTTTACGACACATTAAGATTGAAACCACTACCCCTGTTTAATTTACGAAAAAGCACTTGGAGAAGCATTGGcttgatttctattttctaCTGATCAAAacttaatgaattttaaatgttcCATACATCCTCTTccaattagtaaaattttgccATACAATTATGCCAATCCAACTTCTCTCTTGAGTGAAAGTCAACACTCCTAAGCTCCAACATTTTAAGCCGTGTTTGGAgaagtttatctttttttttttcttattatcttaTCATGTAAATGCTTATATGTTGAAATTTATCTTTACAGGACCTCACTGTCTAGCTTCCTCACACCAACTAATGAGAACAACTTGTCTTGCAAGTTGGGAAACCAACCATCCTTTTCGGCCAAAGCAAAAGTAAAAATACCATTTATCACGTACTATCTTGCATCAGCTAAGAGACTTTTCGTTAGGAAGGAGTCTCAGGGTCAATATTACACTGGACCGAGGCCTTTGTTAGTGTATAAGAGAAGAAACAAAGGGCAATGAGTTGTAACAGAAATACAGTTAGGATAGTTAGCTGTGGAACAGTTATTCTGTTAGGGGAGTTTGTTAGAAAAAGGGGGGATAAATAGCCACTTCTCTTGGAGAGGAAGGGGGGATTTTTGAGAATTGTATTGTTAGACCTTGTGAGAGAAGAGTGCTACTCTGTGCATGGTTCTGTTAATCGTTCATAATTAATAAACTGATTCCTTTCTTGAGTCCATACAGAACTCATCTCTGAGTTGTGTTAGAGGATTTATTGAAGAAGAATCCTAACACTTTTCTCTTTCATTGCATGTGAAACTAGACTGTTTTAGTTGACTATTTTTTCTTGGATGTTCCTAGAATTGCAAATCTAGTTTTGCTTATTAGCAGGAATCATCTTCAGAAAATTGGGGAGTGTTATTGAAGCAACATGTATGTCTATGCACAAGTAGCTTCAACTGCTAAACTCTTTGCCATTCCTCTACAAGGGTCTCCGAATGTGTCACTTGATACTCCAACACTACAACTGCTTGATCCAATGCAGGCCTGTTTTAAGATCATTTGAGTCAGTTTAAACCATAGAGAAACATATCAATGTAACAAGGGAAAGAGAGAGctaaaaatattagataataCCTTCTGCACAATAGATAGAGCCTTGTTGCTGCTGCATCGTCCATGGTAGAAGTTACCACAGGTTCCAAGGGGTGTTCCATAGCTTGCAAATTTAATGGAAGAGATGACTTGGTTATCATGAGGGCAGGTGAGTGATAGTACAGGACCTACTTTTCTTCCTGATTCTGTTTCTGAGTTCCACAAGTCTACAGGTGGTGGGTGAGAATCGGATACATGCGCACACAAACTTTCTGTCTGTTTTGTGACAAAAGATATTTGTGTTGGATCACCTCCCCTTTCCTCAAACAATACAAGAATGTTGCCACTTGGTTTCAGCCACGATCGCGGTACATGGTATCTGCAGGATTAGTGTCTTAGTGACATCATAAACTCAAGATTATCTTCATTTTTCAACTCCTCTTTTATGATATCCAACACTTACAGTGTCTGTGATGGCTTTTCACAATTCTTGCGACATTTGGATGCACTGTAAGGTCCTCTATAATTGCATGAGTCCGTGCAACTAGCATCTGAAGCGACATATGTAGGCCAGTATCGCCCGATGCGTTGCCCATTAACCCAAGCCTCGCCTTTTCCCATCCCCGTGAAGTCAATTGCAACTGGATCACTGCCGGATGGAGCAGAAAAAGTTGTCTAATCCAACATGTACTACATTAGTTAGTAgcagaaatatttttttcttatattagcATTCCCTTAATTTAATTGATGTATGCTATTGCAAGTTGAAGATAACAGTTGTAGACACTTCTGTAAAAACTATAAAGATGAAACGAGAGTTTATAAGAAGTGGCCATCAGGATGGGAATCATTTAATTGTCTGTAAGTATGGGATAAGTATAATTCCAAATTCCCTTACTTATAACCAGTGAAACAAGAAAATGGAAATCTGATTACCTTGTACCAAGTCAATGGTTGGTTCTTAGGGAAGGTAGATTGCAAATTCCACTGTCCCGAACTCCCACTAGACAGACCCAAATCTTCCCCTTGGAGGCCAACCTGTATCAAGAAAATTAAGACTGCATTCTATGACTTCAACCAAGAAGGAAATATGCAATCCAATTGACTTGAGTTCTACTTCTTCAGGctcttgaaataaataatagaatttGATTTCTTATAGCATATAAACTTGTTAATCTATGAAATTCATAGGTTGAGAAAGAGAAAATCAATGTTACATACAAGTAAGCTTCATGGATAGATTTAAGTATCACATGAATCTCATCGATGTTTACTCGATTACGTTATAGAAAGGAGAAAGTATGGTCTTTAACCTGATAGGTCCACTTCTGGGAGGAGAGATCAAGCGTGTTGCCATTTGCCAAACCTTTCAATATCACTGGACCAGTGATCCCCACTCCCCATGTGTCAAAAAAGGCTCCATAGTTCTGATGCATATAAGGTTTAATTAGTTGATGTTGTAATGACCAATGAGATAAATCACTAGACGAGCAAGCTAAATCATGTGGACAGGAAACTAACAAGCCAATGCATAATTGCACACTATAAACCATAATTTCCCCTCTTGTAAATGCTTATACATCATGGTCAGAAAATCTGAACCTGAAGTCCCACAGTTAAACTCAAGAGATCAATTGTGTTCTTTCCAGCGACTAGTGTGACAGGGATGTCCACAGTGAACTTATATTTGCCACTGTTGCCTGGTTGACTCCCTGAAAAGATTTCAATAATATCGCacataattaatattagttAATTCTAGAACAACTGAGAGCAACTAAATTGAATGAATATACTCTTTTAACATTTTAGGAGGGAGCAACTGTGAGCAACAGCTCTTGTGTTCTTACTTAAGTTCAAATCAacctttgattttattttccctACATCTTTAAAGTGATTCAAATTTTGcatgacaagaaaaaaaattcaaaattacaatCATGTTAAAACTTGGTGTATCCTCTTCACATTTATTAAATCTAGACTTAATAACATATTTTCAACCGTTTCGAGTAGAACAGAGTAGTACTTAATGTTCCATGTAATTTCagtgatttgattttgatttgggtTAGATAGTTTGAggtcataaaattgggtgaaaTTTTATCTAACAACTTTAGTTATGTCTTTCTGATCTATAGCCAGCCAAACACTTCTGATTGCCTCCCTACAATGAAAGGCAAGAGTAGACTTAGGTTGCTTTACACCTCTCTAAGTCTAACTTCGTTACCAGCACTTTGAGAGGTGTGCCAAGAAAATAGGAGGGGAAGAACCCATTTTGAACTGCGGGCCTTAAAATGATACCAAGGTGTACATAACCAGCAATTAAAGAGGAATCTCACCTAACTAAAGAATAGAATACATAGGGacattcaattatataaaacataaaaacatatgAATATTTAGGAAGAACATTTGTAGAGGCAGAGTGATCCAGACATATAATCAATTGACAATGCTTAGTTTGTATTTACCTGCAAGCTTCCCATTAATAAAGGCATGAAGGGCATGACCAAGTGATTCAATGTGAAGGACAGTTTGAGAACTAGCATCACCCTTATAATCAATGCTTTAAAAAAACACGAGAGCAGTGCAATCAAGGAGCAGAAAATTATAAGTCAGAGGGAATGTCTTTCAACCTTGGAGAGGCCTATATCTACCTTAATGAGTACCACAAGTAATCACTTTTATCAGCTGTTGTATTTATTTGCTCCAATAATCCAGTTTGTGAGAATGAATCGGTCTTCGAAATACCCACTGGTTCACTAATCCAACTCCATCCTGTACTAGAAGCTTCTGAAGAACCAATATCTTCTTTTGAAGATTCAGTTGTAAAGCTTGAAATTGCAGATGCAGAATTAATCTGTCaaacaaaatgttatttttactaCATGCTACTTACTTCTTGGACTAGCAAATAACAGAAATGTTTTTGACTTTCGATACACTAATCACAAAATGACTATTAATTACACATTCAAAGTAATTCCTGCCAATAAAACTATCTATTTTGATTGGGAAAATCAACCAATATCacattttttgttacaaaatccATTTGTGAAGCCACATAGACACGAAAATGAAGTTGGTGAGGCAAACCTTTGCAGTATTAAGCACTACACTCTTGCAGTCTGGTAAGATGCTCACAGACCATGCAGGCAAGTGATATGAATTGCCACTGAAGTTTACTGTTACATCAGATTTGGTGCCTACGTTAGCAAGGAAGGCCGCACATACAGATCCTGTCTTGTAAACTGCAGCCTGGGGTTTAGATATTATAAAATACATTATGGAGAgactaatttttcataaaacatATCAAATGTGGTAGCATGGAAGAGAAATAGGCATCAGCATACAGCAACATTTTGCCACGAACAATAAAAAGCAACACTCAGGAAATTGCAAAGGAGGAGGTAACCAGAGAAACCTATCACGATGAGCCTGTATACAATTGGTGATTGTGTCAAAATTCCACTCCATGCAGGTCATTTCCAGGGAAAGAAACTTCCAAATTTGAAAAACTAGGAGAACTTCAGGTTCAATGGTTCATAATATGTTTACCCAGAAATTCCATCCCAAGACATGGAGTAATATGTTTTAATGGACcaaaagtttcaaaataaaccaTTTATACCTCTAGGTTTGGACCAAGGGATGTAATTGTTGGATCAGTAGCTATCAATGCTTCTTCACAAAGCTTTATGGCCTTGTGCACTTCTTTAAGGTGGCCCCACTTAGGCTGTCTAATAATTCCTGAAGCAcacagtaaatttttttataaaaaccgtcaCAATATTACCCAGTGTAATTTGCCTtctataaataacaaataaactgTACATGCAATACTGTTTATTTATCTTCAATGCATATGGAAGATAAGCTGAACTCAACTGACAATTGGTGGTGCATTTGTGATGTCTACGATGTCAACAATAGATATGCAATAAGAAGGTAGAACGAATGCATACCATACTCGTCAATTGGTGCATCATAATCATAACTTGTAGCAATGAAAGGTCCACCAGAAGCTCGGTCAAAGTTGGTTCCTCCATGGTACTGTTTCAGTGCAAGCAATAAAAAATGTTACAGATTTCCTCTTAGGGCCAAACTCGTTTTTGAAGTATCATATAAAATGAACTGAAACCACCACATTTAAGATTGCATtaccatataataattttgaaatgttcCTCCTCGCTGGAAAAAGCGTGCCACGGCAAATGCAAGATCTTCCACAGGTCGGTAAGGAACAGCACCACCGAACACAAGAAACCTACCAttccaaagaattcaaaacaacaataacaactaaaaccttatttcaaataattcaaaagataaaaaaaaaaaaaagagtggaagtaATAAGATACAAAACTGATCAGATGACATTTCAAGGGATACATTTCATTGAATAGCCAATTgatttaaatagaaaaagacCCTAACCATCCACTCCAATTCTCAGTCCACATTTTTGGTTTTGTGTTAGAGTTTGGTGTAAATTCATCGCCGTAAAATCCATTCCATGTATTAATCTGCGGGTGGTTACAGtattaataaagtaaaatgaatgTATACATCATACTGTGATTGCTCTTTTCAGGATGACAAACAATCTAGGAAAACATCAACCAGCAACACTTGATGTTgacaaataaaagagaaaacttACAATTGGATCAGGAGCATCTGCTTGCAGACACATGACCCATGGAACCCCTGTATCAAGAGATGTAGCCATAGTTGCTGCCCACTTAATGTAGGATTTACCCGCAGCACCGTAGGCCGTATCAATGTTTCCATACTCATTTTCAATCTGACATTAGTAAGTACAATTATTCTCATATTGATCAAACATAACCTTTcgcccaaaaataaaaaatccagaaaaatattatgatttataagATAACAATACTTCAACATCTGGTTGTTACTAATatcattaaaagaaaacacACACGCACGCAAAATTGACCATGTATATAACCAAAAAACATGAATTTATTAAAtcagaaaacataaaaacctGAGATAAAATAACAGGTCCTCCTTGGGAGGCATATAGCTTCTCTTGCTTGATCATATCCACAATTTTGGCAGTGAATCTCTTCATTTCTGCCTGAAGAAAAAGGTTTTGGTGAGTGAACTTGGATCCAAGGAAAATATCACAaagtagaaggagatggttacCTTGAAAGGTTCATTGTCAGTTCGGAACTTGATTCCCGGAATGAAGTGCAGCCAAACAGGGAAACCACTGTTGAGAAATGAAACCCCTCAATTAGACATGAACACCCCtagaaaataaaacacaaaaaggACCAAACTTTACCCATAGTTCCATTCAGCACACACGTACGGACCAATGCGGAGATGGACATAGAGACCAGCTGCAGCCACTGTCTTCACAAATTTCACCAAGTCCTTCCTCCCATCAAAATCATACTgccaaatttcttttcgacttCGTTAGTCTTTTCATTcaaaatcacacacacacacaaaaaaaaaatgttcaacttttcatgctttcaacaaatgcaATGCTGAAACAATAAGCCATAggaatatacaaaaaaaagaagaagaagaagaagaaagaaaatgaatgggaagagaagaaaaagaacctGGCCTCGAACTGGTTCGTGTAAGTTCCAGAAAACATAAGTCTCAATCACATCCAACCCTCCATCTTTGGATTTCTGAATAAGGTCTGGCCACATCTGCGACATTACCCTCTTTAAgttcaaagaaaagaaacacagaaacacacgaagagagaaagagagagagagacctctGGAGTACTACGAGGGTAATGAATGGAGCCAGAGATCAAGACCCTGCGCTTGCCGTCGATGACCAATGCTCTGTGATCATACTCTACATTGGCGCAGAACAACTTGGGAGTGTGAATGCAGAGCAACCAAAACAGAACCAACACAATCTGTGCCGGtctcatttttttgttattttctttttgtttctgtttCCCAGAACAGAGACAATGGAGCAAacccacaagaaaaggaagacACTTTTTCTGAACCAAAGTGGCAACAAATAATG
Above is a window of Glycine soja cultivar W05 chromosome 12, ASM419377v2, whole genome shotgun sequence DNA encoding:
- the LOC114380368 gene encoding beta-galactosidase 8-like, with the translated sequence MRPAQIVLVLFWLLCIHTPKLFCANVEYDHRALVIDGKRRVLISGSIHYPRSTPEMWPDLIQKSKDGGLDVIETYVFWNLHEPVRGQYDFDGRKDLVKFVKTVAAAGLYVHLRIGPYVCAEWNYGGFPVWLHFIPGIKFRTDNEPFKAEMKRFTAKIVDMIKQEKLYASQGGPVILSQIENEYGNIDTAYGAAGKSYIKWAATMATSLDTGVPWVMCLQADAPDPIINTWNGFYGDEFTPNSNTKPKMWTENWSGWFLVFGGAVPYRPVEDLAFAVARFFQRGGTFQNYYMYHGGTNFDRASGGPFIATSYDYDAPIDEYGIIRQPKWGHLKEVHKAIKLCEEALIATDPTITSLGPNLEAAVYKTGSVCAAFLANVGTKSDVTVNFSGNSYHLPAWSVSILPDCKSVVLNTAKINSASAISSFTTESSKEDIGSSEASSTGWSWISEPVGISKTDSFSQTGLLEQINTTADKSDYLWYSLSIDYKGDASSQTVLHIESLGHALHAFINGKLAGSQPGNSGKYKFTVDIPVTLVAGKNTIDLLSLTVGLQNYGAFFDTWGVGITGPVILKGLANGNTLDLSSQKWTYQVGLQGEDLGLSSGSSGQWNLQSTFPKNQPLTWYKTTFSAPSGSDPVAIDFTGMGKGEAWVNGQRIGRYWPTYVASDASCTDSCNYRGPYSASKCRKNCEKPSQTLYHVPRSWLKPSGNILVLFEERGGDPTQISFVTKQTESLCAHVSDSHPPPVDLWNSETESGRKVGPVLSLTCPHDNQVISSIKFASYGTPLGTCGNFYHGRCSSNKALSIVQKACIGSSSCSVGVSSDTFGDPCRGMAKSLAVEATCA